A stretch of DNA from Nitratireductor thuwali:
CTGCCACGTCGTCCGGCATGTTCGTGTAGGGCGCCATGACGACATGGCCTTCCTTGAGGCCGGCCCAAACGTCCACCTGCTCCCAGGTGCCCTCATGGACGGCCTTCACCCGCTCGATATAGTACGGACCCCAATCGTCGACGATCGAGGTGAGCTGGGTTTCGGGGCCGAACTCGATCATGTCCGAGGCTTGGCCGAAAGCCTTGATGCCGCGCTCCGCCGCCACCTGCATCGGCGCCGTGGAATCGGTGTGCTGGGTGATGATGTCGACGCCCTGGTCGATCAGCGCCTTGGCGGCGTCGGCTTCCTTGCCCGGGTCGAACCAGGTATTGGCCCAGACCACCTTCACCTTGAACTCGGGGTTGATGGACTGCGCGCCGAGCACGAATGCATTGATGCCCATCACGACTTCGGGGATCGGGAAGGAGGCGATGTAGCCCGCCACGCCGGCTTCCGACATCTTGGCCGCGATGACGCCCTGGATGTAGCGGCCCTCGTAGAAGCGCGAATTATAGGTCGAGACGTTGGGGTGCTCGCGCTTATAGCCGGTGGCGTGTTCGAACTTCACGTCCGGGAACCTGCCCGCGACCTTGTTGGTCGGGTCCATATAGCCGAAGGAGGTGGTGAAGATGATGTCGCAGCCCGACCGCGCGAAGCGCTCGATGGCCCGTTCGGCATCCGCGCCTTCCGGCACGCTCTCCAGATAGGCTGTCTCGACCGCGTCGCCCATCGCCTCCTCGACGTCCAGCAGGCCCTGGTGATGCTGATAAGACCAGCCGAAATCGCCGATCGGCCCGACATAGATGAAGCAGGCCTTGGTCTTGTCCTGCGCCAGCGCCTGGCCGTTGGCGGCAAACGCCATCACGGCGGCTGCGGCAATTGCCTTGAGTGTGTGTTTCATTCCGGGTTCCTCTGTTGTTGCCTGGGGACGCCATCCCGTCTGTTATCTGTCCGGCACAAATGGGCGTCCCAGCGATGCCGGGGTATTCATCATTGTCAGCCGGCGGTTTCGCGAGATTATGACGAGAACCGCGATCGTTGCCAGATAGGGAAGCGAAGAAAGTAGCTGCGAAGGGATCGCCAGCGCCTGGGCCTGGGCATGGAGCTGCCCGATCGTGACGCCGCCGAACAGATAGGCCCCGGCAACGACCCGCCAGGGGCGCCAGGATGCGAACACCACCAGCGCCAGCGCGATCCAGCCGCGCCCGGCGGTCATGTTCTCCACCCATTGCGGCGTATAGACGAGCGACAGATAGGCACCCGCCAGCCCTGCGCACGCGCCGCCGAACATGACGGCCAGATACCGGATACGCACCACCTTGATGCCTTGGGCATGGGCGGAGACATGATTGTCGCCGACCGCCCGCAGCATCAGGCCGGCGCGCGTGGAGAACAGGAAATAAGCCACGGCCGCTGTCAGCATGATCGAAATGTAGAACAGCGGATCCTGACCGAAGAGCAGCCGTCCCACCAGCGGGAGATCGCCCAGCACGGGAATGTCGAGGGTGCCGAGCTTGACGCCGGGCCGTCCGACGAAACTCTCGCCGATCATGCCGGAAAGGCCGAGGCCGAA
This window harbors:
- a CDS encoding ABC transporter permease, translated to MLESILITVATAATPLLIAAIGELVVERSGVLNLGVEGMMIMGAITGFAVALTTGSPWLGVFAAIIVGALVSLLFGFLTLTLVTNQVATGLALTLFGLGLSGMIGESFVGRPGVKLGTLDIPVLGDLPLVGRLLFGQDPLFYISIMLTAAVAYFLFSTRAGLMLRAVGDNHVSAHAQGIKVVRIRYLAVMFGGACAGLAGAYLSLVYTPQWVENMTAGRGWIALALVVFASWRPWRVVAGAYLFGGVTIGQLHAQAQALAIPSQLLSSLPYLATIAVLVIISRNRRLTMMNTPASLGRPFVPDR
- a CDS encoding BMP family ABC transporter substrate-binding protein — its product is MKHTLKAIAAAAVMAFAANGQALAQDKTKACFIYVGPIGDFGWSYQHHQGLLDVEEAMGDAVETAYLESVPEGADAERAIERFARSGCDIIFTTSFGYMDPTNKVAGRFPDVKFEHATGYKREHPNVSTYNSRFYEGRYIQGVIAAKMSEAGVAGYIASFPIPEVVMGINAFVLGAQSINPEFKVKVVWANTWFDPGKEADAAKALIDQGVDIITQHTDSTAPMQVAAERGIKAFGQASDMIEFGPETQLTSIVDDWGPYYIERVKAVHEGTWEQVDVWAGLKEGHVVMAPYTNMPDDVAALAKETEEKIRSGEFHPFTGPIKKQDGSDWLAEGEVADDATLLGMNFYVEGVDDQLPN